One segment of Acidobacteriota bacterium DNA contains the following:
- a CDS encoding thioesterase family protein, protein MKPTAHIPVGATATREITVTREMTVGHFVEEMPEVFGTPIMIYHMEVTSGAAIGEYLPEGWISVGVVVNVKHLAATPVGDTVTLKAVVTEIGDNTVTFAVEAYDSREKIGEGTHVRALVELKRFMKRIEAKTNGS, encoded by the coding sequence ATGAAACCGACTGCACATATTCCTGTTGGCGCGACCGCTACGCGAGAAATCACCGTGACGCGAGAGATGACCGTCGGACATTTTGTTGAAGAGATGCCCGAAGTTTTCGGCACCCCGATTATGATTTATCATATGGAGGTCACATCGGGCGCAGCCATCGGCGAATACTTACCCGAAGGCTGGATTTCTGTAGGTGTGGTGGTCAATGTCAAACACCTTGCGGCAACGCCGGTCGGCGATACCGTAACCTTAAAAGCCGTTGTTACAGAAATCGGCGACAACACCGTGACCTTTGCAGTCGAAGCCTATGATAGCCGCGAAAAAATTGGCGAAGGCACACACGTTCGCGCTCTGGTTGAACTCAAACGATTTATGAAGCGCATAGAGGCAAAAACCAATGGCAGTTAA